The Gloeobacter violaceus PCC 7421 DNA window TTATGACCCGCAGGAGCGGCACCTCGTGAGCGCGAAAAATCCCTGGTTCTGGCTGGCGGCCATCTTGGCTATCGCCCTTGACCGGCTCACCAAGGTCTGGGTGGTCGCCCAGCTGGCGCCGGGGGAGAGCATCGCTCTGTGGCCGGGGGTCTTTCACCTGACGCTGGTCAAAAACAGCGGCGCCGCCTTCAGCCTGTTTGCCGGGGGCAGCGATTGGCTCAAGTGGATCTCGCTGTTGGTGAGCGTCGGTTTGTGCGTCTACGCGCTGGTCGGTCCGCACCTGGGCTCCTGGGAGCAGATGGGCTTCGGTCTGCTGTTGGGCGGGGCTGTCGGCAACGGCTTCGACCGCTTCGCCTTTGGCGAGGTCACCGATTTTCTGGACTTCAGGCTGATTCAGTTTCCGGTCTTCAACGGCGCCGACATCGCCATCAACCTGGGACTGGCCTGTCTGCTCATCGGCACGCTGCGTTCCGAAAGTCGCACCCCAGCCCCCGCGCGCCCGGCCTCCAAGCAGATCCGCGAACCCACCGACACCACCGGAGGGTAAACCCGTGTCCGCCGCCGATGCGACCTGGCTGACGCTCACCGTGCAGCCGGACCAGTCGGCGATGCGCCTCGATCGCTGGCTGGCCGAGCAGGTGGCGGACCTTTCGCGCGCCCGCATCCAGGCGCTCATCGACCAGGGAT harbors:
- the lspA gene encoding signal peptidase II, with protein sequence MSAKNPWFWLAAILAIALDRLTKVWVVAQLAPGESIALWPGVFHLTLVKNSGAAFSLFAGGSDWLKWISLLVSVGLCVYALVGPHLGSWEQMGFGLLLGGAVGNGFDRFAFGEVTDFLDFRLIQFPVFNGADIAINLGLACLLIGTLRSESRTPAPARPASKQIREPTDTTGG